The Biomphalaria glabrata chromosome 1, xgBioGlab47.1, whole genome shotgun sequence sequence GCATTGGCCATCACAAGGAAAACCCCTGCATGCTCTGCATTGGTGATCCAGCATTTTGTACCATTGATAATAAAGTCATCTCCCTTTTGTACTGCTGTTGTCCTAAGAGAGAAGGCATCTGACCCTGACTCTGCCTCTGACAAACAGAAGCTACTTAACTGGAgttgaaagaaaaattatttcactcaATGTGATTAAAATCATTCACTTTTAATAATTCATTTATTCAGTAAATAATTATCTGAAACCTCTTTGATATCAAATTCATTTGATTGGGTGCCACCAGTTTACATAAAATCAATGATTTACACAGGAATTACCTCCAGGAAATATGGAAATTGTCAActgtaaaagttttttaattgtaataagcTTGTTTTATCATGCAAGTTGTTAAAAATAGGGGAGGCTACTGaaataaagtaaattattatGTGGATACTAATATACAATAAATAGCAAAACAAAGCCCCCAACTGCTTAAAACAGTAACTAAATGATGGCCAAATTAATGTTTCAATCAATTAAAATAGCCTCTTACCATATCAGAAGCTAGACGAGGTAAATATTTTTCCTTTTGCTGGGCAGAACCAAGTTTGATGAATAACATGTTGATCAATGTGTTCTGGACATCACAACACACACTGACAGAAGGGTCTACTTTTGCTAATTCTTCAATGACTAAAGTTGACACAAAAAAAGAAGAGTTTGTTCCACCATATTCTGCAGGTATTTCTATTCCCATcagctttcaaaaataaataatactaggttaattttaatataataaaactgctaccacattctaataaaaaaatactttcagaGGCTAACACAATTATCTACTTCATAATTTATACAAAGCATAGgatattaaaactatttattagaatagcacattttgtttttaaaaaatgagtaaacaaaaaaagtgcaACTTTACATTTACAGAACAATGTACATTTACAAAACTTACTCCATTGTCAAATAGACACTGAATAACTTCTGGCTTTATGTGACTTGTTTCATCCATTTCTGCTACGTGCTGTTGTATTTTCTCTGTGCATAATCTTGCCACTAAaaaatttttggttttaaaacaaatgtgtaaataaaatgtactttaatttttttagaccatttaattttttaatactgtaattaaatatttatatctctctatatatatacacataagatatatatatatacaattaattaggttttgtttttaggtcagaTTCTGGAAGATAGAATGCTTTAAACCTGCTCAAATGCAGGCCTACTTATTTAACGCAGTATGGTGTTTATGAAGCCATAGTCCACATGTAGAGCCTTTTCTGTCTTCGATGCTTTGCTTTAATggaaaatgttattaaaaaaaaacaacaagataacATTGGAAGCTTATGTTAAGCTCATATCCAGAGGTGGCCCCTTCTACTAACAAATTACATTAAAACACAAAATCATATTATTGACAATGACCAAAAAGTAGCCGAAACAACTATCATGCAAAGACTTTGTAGAAAAATATTTGGATCTTTATTGACTCTGTTTATTAAACTTGTTGCAGATAATCTAGATTCCAGATAGCCATGCTACTGAATAGAGTGATCTTCCTTGATAATctcattttaaagaaaactttaaCCTTTGTTCATAAAATATATGCACATTAAGAATATTTAAAGCTTGATAATAATGATAGTAATCACATTAACAATGATggcaatgaaaaagaaacagtaCAAAgcatgaaaaagtaaaaaaaaaaaaagttcccctttcagatttgCGATTTATAgagcagataatgttaaggtgaTCTGTTTATTtcgccaacggttaatgagtaAGGTgtcatggccagcacaacaaccaacttctTTTACATTCCCCAATTtaagtcagttacccattagagttgggtggattcagtgGTGCTCTAAAAACCCTGAAATTctaaatcctagtcttcacagtgatttttttttctctttgtataaaaaaaaacttcaccgagattcaaacccagcaCATCAGGTTCAGAAGCAAAAAGACCAACTACCCAGCCACCACACCCCTTACATAGTGTCACGTACActgtatctatatttagccgCCCAAGGTTACCAGCCAGAACTTCAGTTAGCTCGGGGAATTCCATCACGCAACAAACATATGTTTTGGAGTGAATGTGTTTggttagaaatattatttattgtattttgagCTGCATTTATTAGTTGGCCTTGCAGTGTAGAGATGTTAGTCACGTGATTACGCTCTAGAGCCTGGGAAGATTCTAGATTGACGCCAGTGTCGTGTGGAATGTGTTAGAGATAACATGTACTAAATTCTTGTGTTAGAACTCCAAGTAAGAAgacataattttattattgtgtgaatcatttattcaatagaaatatattctcttctattcaagtacatttaaccattgtaattatttgtgaatagcttttacaagttttgaattaaagcatttgttttagacgaagagaagtttcttcattgaatataataatatacttagaTCGACTTAGCGATtagcaacttctagatgatcctcttatcaactggcaacttctagatgatcatcCTAtcaactggatctagatctagctacttcTAAACGATCATCTTATTAAAAGACGAGTTCAAGATCCTCAGCAATTACAATCATTGATTGTGCTTCAACGTGACATCTTGACATCAAGTTTGATTGTAACATATAGCACTATTGATGATCATAACACATAGCATGAACtgctttttaaatgtgttttgaaaATGGTTTCAATGTCTGTGCATACAATAAGcatacttaattttaaaaataccacTTTATGAGGACTAAAAGTAGCATTTAGAATTTTTCATGCATGATGGAGATGATAGTGAAGTCTAATTTTCAAAAGAACATTTAGTCTTTAAGAAATGACCATGTGAAAGTAccattttattgttgttttaaaaaaatggttcatACGTAcgtaaacaaaatatgaatacttaaaattaaaaacagagTGGTttccaaaaactaaaaatatctgTTGAACCTGTTTGGagcttgaaaacaaaaaacactggtgaaatcaacttttaaaagcacatttagtttttgagatcaaAATCTGACAGATGGTCAGACAGCACAAAAATAATAGTATAGTAATAATTGGTGCATACAAATTAAAAGGCACAAACCTGAATCCTTCATCATCTGTTCTTCAGGGGAAAGATAATCTGCAGGAAGCCGACATGCACTAGTAGCATTTTGGGTAGAATTTGATGATTGTCGTAAAGAACTGCTTATTGTTTGAAAAGTGTTTCTTGCATTAGGTAACACctgaaacaaaaatcaaaacagttaacaatttataaaaaaaacaatacccaaaaatacaatacaaatttgtcttagtaAAGCCAGTAAagcaaggaatgtgcctttatctttgtgtctttcagagtattttattagattttgtttttatatttgaagattatggttcaatgttttctatcctgaagggtttctaaattttgtgattttactaaaggtgttactctagtcaaatgtgaatctTTGTTaggaatctcactgctctattatGTGTCTGTACAAgattcttaatgttttcttgagttaaggggtcccaacagaggatgcatattcttttATTGGCctatcattttagttttatgtcatTTGATTTGTAGACATTTCTGAGGGAGTGCAGaaggggggggtggggggtggggggctgACCAATAGTTTGAGAAACAGTAAATTTACTCTTGTCTAGTCTCTAGTTTAGACATAAAAATgttaagtagatctatttcaatGTTACTGAATGTACATGTACTATACTATACCCTCTATTAtactctatagatctagaaatagaatagaGCTACTTTGCTATTCaaaaaagattctagatctatattgactatataagtatatataataaataatataatatcattagatctagaataaaattCTAATACCAAATAAAGTAATATAAGTATTTAAGTTATCACATGTAATGTAATTcattaattgaatttttaattGTAATGGACTTTTGGTTTGGTGCAACATGCATGAAATTAATGAAAATTGAAAAGCTTTCAAGtttcattatttcaatttgCCTTTGGCTATACTTAGCCTTTTGCTTTTGACTACCTTTACTAGACACTTGACTAATGACTTTTTAGTAAGTTTTAgtttagtaaattttttattagttttaagatctagagtctagaatctagacctatttctagatctagaatagatgtaaaacagtaaatctagatctagtttaaatatttattttttttaaatagatctactttattacatctagaatctagacaatcattatagatttagatctacccGTTTCATGCATATTCTGGCCAAGGACAATGCCATCCTTCTGTTTACAACAAATAGCCTGCAGATTATTATGATTCGTATTTCGTTCCTTATAACGTTTACAATTTAAAGTTCATAGGACACCAAAGCCAAAGTCTATCTAGCTGTCTAAATGTCATCcaacacacattaaattaaaGGGTGCTTCTATACGTTCATTTAGATATAGTTTTCTTTATCTGCgagttagatttagatctatatctagatgtaTGAAGAATTGGGGACTATTGAATATTTTCAATGAAAACTCGTATGCAAACTGCAGTATATACTGTGAACTATTCAGTATTCTAGATTCAGTTATTATCtcgttactttttgtttttctgtaggTTTTGTAAATTAGATTTACTCCATCACTCAACAActgattattatttataaatggCTGCAGAAGTTAGAAACCACAGTCCGACAGAGTCACAAagtgaatctagatctagtctattttcTGATCCTTCACTGTCACCTATACAAAGTTTCAGCACTGATTGTGGTGCTAACAACTCTAGTCTTCCAAGTTATCTGATAgtcaaaaaacaaattgaagacGTTATTTTAACTCAACGAGCCGCTGTAGATCAGCTTGTAAAATATAATGTAAGACTGTAAgtcttaattttaaatttagttaaGGTATAAGTATAACTAAAATCTTAAATCTAGATCCAGAAATCTAGTTATCTAGCAATAGGCCAATAGACTAGAATTCCTAAGAGTAAGGACTCTTAAGGAGATCTAAAAGTCTACTCATCAAGATCTAGctagaacagtgtttctcaaactgtgtgccgcggcacactagtgtgccgccgaagatttgcaggtgtgccgcgggagttttcagaacgccacacgtgcagcaAAACAAATctgtctactattaaatttttaattcacgttgcgatgacatccccactCGTAACGACCAGTTATGAAATTGTCCACTattcatatattattataatgactaaaagttggccgccttagcagacgcacagcagttcttgaattgggtaacgataataataagcgatgcgtttcatgtaaattggttaggtgtatgctaataataacaagttatcactaagccttattcattgttatccatggagaaatacgttagcaagaatgaaactgcaaaagctttaaatgaaaagcaaggaaccaaacgaaggtacaaagaagatgacatcggatatggtttcatatcttcggaacctgaagatgctccattgccattctgtctgatctgcaatgcaactctgtcgaatgaggcgcttcttccaagcaaattgaagagatacttggaaacaaaatatccagcgGTAAAATCGCAACCgaagaaatactttgaaaacatcaacgctcaacaaaataaacaagctcaGAAACTTACGaagtacctaaagctgccagagaagggattgattgcaagttataaggtttctcagttataaacaaaaacgcaagaaagcacacacagaggctgaatcagtcattgcgcCGCTTTCTAATAGTTGTTGAAACcatccttggacccgatgcctccaaaagtgtctctgctgtggtttcttcaagttgatgagtccactgacgttagcggcaaagcccagctgctagcttttattcggttcataaaggatgaaaaatgtgtcaacgaattttattttgaaaagacttaccaactacgaccaaagacgaagatattttcaaagtggtgaccgaaaacattttgctcttcaagctacagtggaaaaaaatgtgtctgcgtttgcaccgatggctgtccttccatgcaaggaaatagaaagggatttgtcactcttgtgcgtcaagaaaatccaaatgtattagttgttcactgcatgatccacagagaagctcttgccttcaaatcattaccaaaagatttgatgtctgctctggatcaagtgattgaagttgtaaacttcattaaatctcgaccgcttgcatcccaacttttctttcagctctgtgaagcaatggattctgactacaaatgtctcctgtatcacaccaacgttcgttggctctccaggggaaaagtgttaaagcgtgtAGTCCAACTCAAGgttgagctgatttcattcttggaggctgaaaaaaaaagactttggattttctattcatgacaagatctggtgggttaaggtgacatttctctctgatttatttgacaaattaaattaattgaatttaagtcttcaaggaccatcagaaaccatcatcactgcattctccaaactgaagtcatttggtgaaaaattgtctttgtggcaaagtaagatctcgaaaggagtcttcgactgctttcctacttacaatgaatgtgcttcaaataaagaaatcacccccgaaattctggacactttgacacacagtcagcattgcagcattgctttccaacagttggaaataatgagtatggatgggtcagctctccatttggaaacaatgaagctacaaatctgacaactgaagaagcaaagcagctcattgatttaaaaaatgatgcagttcttaagtcatgTTTTGcagagaaaagcctggatgtgttttggatttcaatcaacaagttatatcctgcaatcagtttaaaagcaatcaaaataattcttccatttgcatcttcgtggctttgtgagtttggattttcagcactgactgaaatcaagtctaagaaaagagagagacttcttacaatagacgatgaaatgtgagtttgtttgtcgactctggagcctcgattagatcgcatttgctctaaAAAAACAGGCACagccttcacattaaatgtaatacttaaaaactggtagaatctttttttttctttttattataaaaaaaactgttgctcttcgtagTGTGCCGCAAcatttttgtagtttgtttactgtgccgccagacaaaaaagtttgagaaacactgagctagaatctagtaaaatctagtaagatagatagatagtttatTATCAGCCAGTGCAGTAGTCTTCCTTTGAGTTTGAGACAATACTGTTGCTCCTTCAAGTTACTAAACCTTGCCTTTATTAACTGTATAACACTTTATCTAAAACTAATGTATTGTCATAATTGTGTATTTGATTATAAAACTTAAGTGTCCTAATGTTTTGGATAATAATTGTGTTCAATCAAATAATATTACCATATCTTCAGTTGGCTTGTCTTAATTATTACAGTGATGTATTTGTTTTTTGGGTTCCTATGGCAGACCTGCCTATCGTTACACAAAATGCGTATTCCTAAACGCTAAATCTCCAAAAAATGACAGCTAGTAcgaaaatacaaatttaaccaGTTGCGTTACACATTTCGTAtattttttccccctctcttgactagcttacgagcggtcacggaggtcacgctaagccatcctgttgggggtggggggaacagaaaaggtgggggaactcattgtgtccagatctatacgttgattggttcttaatagcaattagatttagtctagaaatgaagaacgcgagagtgagtgAGTGGTTTGGTACCGTctgttagctgatacaccaacgtgacttttgtttttgtaagttcattactagaaattaattatattaaatcCCTGATTCCCATATTCATttgcatagaaaaaaatatcgaagtgctatcgattcaaaacatattgagtgacattgtagctatctagtctagatctagatttggatTCTTgatgtagaatctagataaaacttgttatacaggaatagatctagctagagtctagctagtcattatgttattattctctacattactctacaatctagatccaatttagttatcgtatgatttagaatttagattgactagatctagatcgataacatctaatgatctagtttagatctagactagattcttagtcttagtataacagaatagatcaaggatgaaggtaggcctacgaaagtttggagtagacctacgtttgtagcgtaTCCCctgcatcggtaacactcttgagcctagatctagagtagattatattcattatatagacatagatccagatctagtctagatatcatctctatcatctagatatcatctagatttagattgtagatctaatcatgacatctaatattataataattattatatataaatatatatatatttatatatatatatatattataatatatatataattatatatattatatatatatgacaaaatagtggatcgcgtaagtgttacacattctggtgccaaaatacgcattttgaccatcagagTTACACATTGGGACTTTTTTGGTAGGAAGGTCTGCAATggctaatgtatttttttttattttgacttttaAATCAAACATAAAGCCAAGCTTTTGAGTAGCAGTATAGAAGCTAATAGgtataaaaatgcatttttgatAAGTTTTATGATATGCAATTTCTCAGATCTCAACTTGGGATAATGGGAATTAAATAGCCTGATAAGATATCTACTGTCAGTTTGTGGGAGTGAACTAagcaaaagcccatagcccaagatattaaaaaatgaaagtgGAGCTGGGCAGGACACATCCTACAAAAGCtaactaccaatgttgcaaggcaggcacttgattggaatccacaaggaaagaggaaagtgggcaggccCAAGCAAGCCTGGAAGAGGTTGGTCATCAGCAAAACTGAGGAtgctggaatgacatgggagcagatgaagctGCTCAAAACAGAGTTCAGTGGAGAGTTGAGTTTGTGGCCCTATGCTTCCCTTAGGGTTCACAAGAATAAATCTAGTCAAGAATTCCTGGCAGATGCCAAAAGAGTCTTTCAGACCTTAAAAAGCTCTTACATCCTCTTATACCAAACAAGGCAAGACAGTACTTATAAACCTCAACAAGAAAATTGTTCTTCAATTGATCCAAGTGCAATTAGACTTAGAGGGAAATGAAAAAGGTGAGAAgtgaaaaaattataaagagTAATATAATACAAACTGGTTTACACCCAAACTTCAGGAAAAAATAATGCTTGAAATAATCTGTTCCCACATGATCAACATATACATTTTACTTccataaagtgaaaaaaaaaagaaagaaaaaacatttatgtAAGCTGAAATAATAACTAGCAAAACATGCTTCAAAAATACAtactttatcaagaggcccaaaCAAGATACAGGCTTTCAAACAACCTTTTAGAAAATAAACTTTATGGAGAACCACCTGATCTGGAAagcactgcacagttcatctcagatatagaacTTGATATCTGCATACTCCAACTTGAGAAAAATGCAAtcaaatttaacaatttaactttttttaaaacatgattaTCCAAGCTACAAGTTtcatatgtacatttttttaatgaaatcgTCTTCCTTTTTATGCAATTGACCAGTATTGTATCCTGAAGTGCTAGTTAagaatatgaattttttttttcaataccctAAAGATAGAGATTGAAAATGCCACCAGAGAGTCATTGAACACCACAATACAGTCACAAGAAGATAAAATCAAACATCTTGAAGTAAGTAGAATTGCactaatgaaattaaattctcatattttttttttacatcatttttatttcaggatcccACTTAGGGAAAAgcatcaatccatccatcccagtggcgctacagcccatggagggctctggcctgctttaacacatccttccattcagatctctcctgggcctttcgtctccacgccctaaccccaagctgcttcagatctgcttccacgtcatctatccatcgcattctgggtctgcctttgggtcacctgccttttggtttttgcctgtatacaattttcgcccctctgttgtctgacattctttcaaggtgacctgcccaacgtagtctgttcttttttatttcgttcactattggtgggtcttcatataattgatataactcatggttagtgcgtgtcctccaccctgtttcatcctgtatggcaccatagattttcctaagaatttttctttcccaagtgttaagtaaattttcagatgtctttgtcagtgtccaggtctcacttccatacattgctgctggtcttattatagttttgtgtattattttcttggttttacttgaaatcattttgctcttaagtaaatggtgggtgctataaaatgccctgttgcctgctgctattctttcttttatttctgttagtaggtcatttttgaaattaatagtacttcctagatatttgaaagtttggacgttttcaaattcgtggtctttgattttgatattttgtccctctgtttgattgtctcttgtcattgtgatgtacttggttttactgtcattgaactcaagtcctgctggtcgagatgcttcttctagttgtatgaaggctctagcgatgtcagaggtttctttacccaataaggcaatgtcatcggcataagcaaggtattgtagaggttggctgtatatcgtccctgttggttgtggacccatgttttctctcctgaagtagttagtaatagttccccttgtgtttatgtgtatatttcttataactctctccagtgttaaattgaaaagcatgcaggaaagtgcgtctccttgtcttaatcctcgtttaatcctaaattcctgtgagtgttctccttgtattatgactttgctttttgagttgtttaatgtcatatgtataagtcttgtcaacttgttgggtattccaaaatcctgtagtgtgtcatataggtatttccttctgatactgtcataagccattttatagtctataaagagttggtggattggtatgttgtattcatggcatttttctagtatacatcttagtgtgaagatgtggtcggttgtggatttgttgggtctgaaaccacattggtagtcacctaagatttcttctgaatattttccaagtctcttagttataagcctagacagtatcttataagtcacatttagtagagagattcctctgtaattacag is a genomic window containing:
- the LOC106074053 gene encoding short/branched chain specific acyl-CoA dehydrogenase, mitochondrial-like; amino-acid sequence: MALSLARICMKRVLPNARNTFQTISSSLRQSSNSTQNATSACRLPADYLSPEEQMMKDSVARLCTEKIQQHVAEMDETSHIKPEVIQCLFDNGLMGIEIPAEYGGTNSSFFVSTLVIEELAKVDPSVSVCCDVQNTLINMLFIKLGSAQQKEKYLPRLASDMLSSFCLSEAESGSDAFSLRTTAVQKGDDFIINGTKCWITNAEHAGVFLVMANAKPADGYKGITCFIVDRGTPGLTVGKKEDKLGLRASSTCSVTFEDVKVPSSNIIGEFGKGYKYAIEMLNGGRIGIAAQMLGLAQGCFNQAVNYTYERKQFGKRIFDFQAMQHQIAQVATQIHLGRVMMCNAARRHQMGLPVIKEAAMAKYFASEVATLATSKSIEWMGGVGFTKAYPVEKFYRDCKIGTIYEGTSNIQLNTIAKCLEQEKWSGH